A portion of the Cellulophaga algicola DSM 14237 genome contains these proteins:
- the htpG gene encoding molecular chaperone HtpG has product MATGKINVSVDNIFPLIKKFLYSDHEIFLRELISNATDATLKLKHLTSIGEASVEYGNPIIEVKVDKEGKKIHIIDQGLGMTEDEVKKYINEVAFSGAEEFLDKYKDSAKDSGIIGHFGLGFYSAFMVASKVEIITKSFKDEPAVHWSCDGSPNFDLEPSDKTDRGTEIVLHVADDSTEFLEDNRISELLSKYNKFMPVPIKFGTRTETLPKPEGAKEEDEAPTEEVDNIINNPTPAWTKQPADLETKDYQEFYRELYPMQFEEPLFHIHLNVDYPFHLTGILYFPRLTNDLNSQKDKIQLYQNQVYVTDNVEGIVPEFLMMLRGVVDSPDIPLNVSRSYLQSDGAVKKISSYITRKVADKLSSLFKDNREDFEAKWNDIKIVIEYGMLSEDKFFEKADKFALYPTVDGKFFTFDELQEKLKANQTDKDGKLVILYASDKEAQHSYIETAKDKGYEVLLLDSPIISHLMQKLETSKENISFTRVDSDHIENLIKKDEAQISKLSDEEKETLKKVLEETIANKSYTIQLEAMDSAASPFIITEPEFMRRMKEMQQTGGGGMFGMGNMPEMYNLTVNTNSELVSEILTTKTAKKKERLINQSLDLARLSKGLLKGEELTNFIKRSYEMVK; this is encoded by the coding sequence ATGGCGACAGGTAAGATTAATGTGTCCGTTGATAATATATTTCCTTTAATAAAGAAATTTCTTTACAGCGATCACGAAATATTTTTAAGAGAGTTGATTTCTAATGCGACAGATGCAACTTTAAAATTAAAGCATTTGACTTCTATTGGTGAAGCATCTGTAGAATATGGTAATCCAATTATCGAGGTAAAAGTTGATAAAGAAGGAAAGAAAATCCATATTATCGATCAAGGTTTGGGAATGACCGAGGACGAAGTAAAAAAGTACATTAATGAAGTAGCTTTTTCTGGTGCAGAAGAATTCTTAGACAAGTATAAAGACAGTGCAAAAGATTCTGGAATTATAGGTCACTTTGGTTTAGGATTTTACTCTGCCTTTATGGTAGCTAGTAAAGTAGAGATTATCACTAAGAGTTTTAAAGATGAGCCAGCAGTTCATTGGTCTTGTGATGGTTCTCCTAATTTTGATTTAGAACCTTCCGACAAAACAGATAGAGGTACTGAAATTGTACTTCATGTAGCTGATGATTCTACTGAGTTTTTAGAAGACAATAGAATTAGTGAGCTTTTATCAAAGTATAACAAGTTTATGCCAGTTCCAATAAAATTTGGAACTAGAACTGAAACATTACCAAAACCAGAAGGTGCTAAAGAAGAAGATGAAGCTCCTACAGAAGAGGTAGATAATATCATAAACAATCCTACTCCTGCTTGGACAAAACAACCAGCAGATTTAGAGACTAAAGATTACCAAGAGTTCTATAGAGAATTGTATCCAATGCAATTTGAGGAGCCTTTATTTCATATTCACTTAAATGTGGATTATCCTTTTCATTTAACTGGTATTTTATACTTCCCTAGGTTAACGAATGACTTAAATAGTCAGAAAGATAAAATTCAGTTATATCAGAATCAGGTGTATGTAACAGATAATGTTGAAGGTATTGTGCCTGAGTTTTTAATGATGCTTCGTGGTGTTGTAGACTCTCCAGATATTCCTTTAAACGTTTCTCGTTCTTACTTACAATCTGATGGTGCTGTAAAGAAAATATCATCTTATATTACTAGAAAAGTAGCTGATAAACTTTCTTCTTTATTTAAAGATAACAGAGAAGATTTTGAAGCAAAATGGAATGACATTAAAATAGTCATAGAATACGGTATGCTTTCTGAAGATAAATTCTTTGAAAAAGCAGATAAGTTTGCACTTTACCCAACGGTAGATGGTAAGTTCTTTACGTTTGACGAGTTGCAAGAGAAGTTAAAAGCAAACCAAACAGATAAGGATGGTAAGTTAGTTATTCTTTACGCTTCAGATAAAGAAGCGCAACACAGTTATATTGAAACTGCAAAAGACAAAGGATACGAGGTGTTACTTTTAGATTCTCCTATTATTTCGCACTTGATGCAAAAACTAGAGACTTCTAAAGAAAATATTTCTTTTACGCGTGTAGATTCTGATCATATTGAAAACTTAATCAAGAAAGATGAAGCGCAAATCTCTAAACTTTCTGACGAAGAAAAAGAAACACTTAAAAAGGTTTTAGAAGAAACAATAGCGAATAAATCATATACGATTCAGTTAGAAGCTATGGATAGTGCTGCTTCTCCTTTTATCATTACGGAGCCTGAGTTTATGCGTCGTATGAAAGAGATGCAACAAACTGGCGGTGGCGGAATGTTCGGAATGGGGAATATGCCAGAAATGTATAACCTTACAGTGAACACAAACAGCGAGTTGGTATCTGAAATTTTAACTACAAAAACAGCTAAGAAAAAAGAACGATTAATTAATCAATCTTTAGATTTAGCACGTTTATCTAAAGGACTACTAAAAGGTGAAGAACTTACAAACTTTATCAAGCGTAGTTACGAGATGGTGAAATAA
- a CDS encoding TetR family transcriptional regulator C-terminal domain-containing protein, with translation MAKKSETKKITEDQIIGMYMDYVLEHETVPKSIYKFCKSNAIKEEEFYNFFGSVEGLQAAIWEKFYTNTVGVMAKNEDYESFSNQDKMLTFFFSMFELLTMNRSYVLFALREHDSMLKNLSQLKGLRSNIKIFASELVQDANADKSFKITKKSPQLYAEGTWVQFLFLLKFWMEDTSAGFEKTDLAIEKSVKTIFDVFENTPLESIIDFGKFLYKEKFA, from the coding sequence ATGGCTAAAAAATCAGAAACAAAAAAAATTACAGAAGATCAAATAATAGGAATGTACATGGATTATGTCTTAGAACATGAAACTGTACCTAAATCTATTTATAAGTTTTGTAAGTCAAATGCTATCAAAGAAGAAGAGTTTTATAACTTCTTTGGATCAGTAGAAGGGCTACAAGCGGCCATATGGGAAAAGTTCTACACCAATACTGTGGGCGTTATGGCTAAAAACGAGGATTACGAGTCATTTTCTAATCAAGATAAAATGCTCACTTTCTTTTTCTCTATGTTTGAATTACTTACCATGAATAGGAGTTATGTTCTTTTTGCATTAAGAGAACATGATAGCATGTTAAAGAACTTAAGCCAGTTAAAAGGCTTACGTTCTAATATAAAAATATTTGCATCAGAACTAGTACAAGATGCTAATGCAGATAAATCGTTCAAAATCACAAAGAAAAGTCCACAATTATATGCTGAGGGTACTTGGGTGCAATTTTTATTCTTGCTTAAATTTTGGATGGAAGATACCAGTGCAGGGTTTGAGAAAACGGATTTAGCTATTGAAAAATCTGTAAAAACAATTTTTGATGTTTTTGAAAATACTCCTTTAGAGAGTATCATAGATTTTGGCAAATTCTTGTATAAGGAAAAATTTGCTTAA
- a CDS encoding ABC1 kinase family protein encodes MKTLDKIPTGKIERAGKLVKTGVKIGGNYVKYYSKKLVNPELSKDELNEDNAGDIYDGLKSLKGSALKVAQMLSMEKNILPSAYVEKFSLSQFSVPPLSAPLVRKTFKKYLGKYPEEVYDTFDKDSINAASIGQVHKATKDGKTLAVKIQYPGVSESISSDLAIVKPIAIRMFNLKGKDSDKYFKEVENKLVEETNYILEMRQSQEITKACAVIPNMEFPEYYPDLSSERIITMDWMNGLHLSEFAKTSFTAAEGNKLGQALWDFYMFQIHGLRKVHADPHPGNFLVSKSNTLIAIDFGCIKEVPDEFYIPYFELAKKEVIENDSHFMEKLYELEILTPTDSEEEITFFKALFKEMLLLFTSPFNGDTFDFGSDDFWLQIADLSQRYSKDDQIRKMNGNRGSKHFLYMNRTFFGLFNLLHDLKAKVEVNNFRQYLD; translated from the coding sequence ATGAAAACATTAGATAAAATTCCAACAGGTAAGATAGAAAGAGCAGGAAAGCTTGTGAAAACAGGCGTTAAGATTGGTGGTAACTATGTAAAATATTACAGCAAAAAGTTAGTAAATCCTGAGCTGTCAAAAGATGAATTGAATGAGGATAATGCGGGTGATATTTATGACGGACTCAAAAGTTTAAAGGGTAGCGCGCTTAAAGTGGCTCAAATGTTAAGCATGGAGAAAAATATTCTACCAAGTGCTTATGTAGAGAAATTTTCACTATCACAATTTTCTGTTCCGCCACTATCTGCACCTTTAGTGCGTAAAACGTTTAAAAAATATTTAGGAAAATATCCAGAAGAGGTTTATGATACTTTTGATAAAGATTCTATAAATGCAGCGAGTATAGGTCAAGTGCATAAGGCTACCAAAGATGGAAAAACCTTGGCAGTAAAAATTCAGTACCCAGGAGTGTCAGAAAGTATATCTAGTGATTTGGCTATTGTTAAACCTATAGCTATACGCATGTTCAACTTAAAAGGTAAAGATTCAGATAAATATTTTAAAGAAGTAGAGAATAAACTGGTAGAAGAGACCAATTATATTCTTGAAATGAGACAGAGTCAGGAAATTACAAAAGCATGCGCTGTAATTCCGAATATGGAATTTCCGGAATATTATCCAGACTTGTCTAGTGAACGAATCATTACCATGGATTGGATGAATGGTTTGCATTTAAGTGAATTTGCTAAAACAAGTTTTACTGCTGCAGAAGGAAATAAATTGGGGCAGGCTTTATGGGATTTCTATATGTTCCAAATTCATGGACTTAGAAAGGTTCATGCGGACCCGCATCCAGGAAACTTTCTAGTAAGTAAGAGCAATACACTTATTGCTATAGATTTTGGTTGCATTAAAGAAGTGCCAGATGAGTTCTATATTCCTTATTTTGAACTTGCAAAGAAAGAGGTTATTGAAAACGATTCGCACTTTATGGAAAAACTGTACGAATTGGAGATTCTGACCCCTACAGATTCTGAAGAAGAAATTACATTTTTCAAAGCCTTATTTAAAGAGATGTTACTGTTGTTTACATCGCCTTTTAATGGAGATACTTTCGATTTTGGTTCTGATGATTTTTGGCTTCAAATAGCTGATTTGAGTCAGCGGTATTCTAAAGATGATCAGATTAGAAAAATGAATGGCAATAGAGGTTCAAAGCATTTCTTATACATGAATAGAACGTTCTTCGGACTCTTTAATTTACTTCACGATTTAAAAGCTAAGGTTGAGGTGAATAATTTTAGACAGTATTTAGATTAA
- a CDS encoding 3-oxoacyl-ACP synthase III family protein produces the protein MYNSKIIGLGHYVPENVVTNDDLSKVMDTNDAWIQERTGIKERRHVIKGDGDTTTTMGVKAAKIAIERAGIDKDDIDFIVFATLSPDYYFPGPGVLVQRDLGIKTVGALDVRNQCSGFVYAISVADQYIKTGMYKNVLVIGSELHSHGLDMSTRGRGVSVIFGDGAGAAVLSREEDNSKGILSTHLHSEGQHAEELSLIAPGMGKRWVTDIIADNDPNDESYFPHMNGQFVFKNAVVRFSEVIIEGLEANKLAATDIDLLVPHQANLRISQFIQKKFQLSDDQVFNNIMNYGNTTAASIPIALTEAWEQGKVKEGDLVVLAAFGSGFTWGSVIIRW, from the coding sequence ATGTATAATTCGAAAATTATAGGCTTAGGACATTACGTTCCTGAAAACGTTGTGACTAATGATGATTTATCAAAGGTCATGGATACTAATGATGCGTGGATTCAAGAAAGAACAGGTATTAAAGAAAGACGTCATGTTATAAAAGGCGATGGCGATACCACCACTACAATGGGGGTTAAAGCTGCTAAAATCGCTATTGAAAGAGCAGGTATAGATAAAGATGATATTGATTTTATTGTATTTGCGACCTTAAGTCCAGATTATTATTTTCCTGGCCCAGGTGTCTTAGTACAACGAGATTTAGGTATTAAAACAGTAGGAGCCTTAGATGTAAGAAATCAATGTTCTGGTTTTGTTTACGCTATTTCTGTTGCCGATCAGTATATTAAAACAGGCATGTATAAGAATGTTTTAGTTATTGGATCAGAATTGCATTCTCATGGTTTAGATATGTCTACACGTGGTAGAGGTGTTTCTGTAATTTTTGGTGACGGAGCAGGAGCTGCGGTTTTATCAAGGGAAGAAGATAACAGTAAAGGAATCCTATCTACACATTTGCATTCTGAAGGGCAACATGCAGAGGAATTATCTTTGATAGCTCCAGGAATGGGAAAAAGATGGGTTACAGATATCATTGCAGATAATGATCCTAACGACGAATCTTATTTTCCTCACATGAATGGCCAATTTGTATTTAAAAATGCAGTGGTTCGTTTTAGTGAAGTTATTATAGAAGGTTTAGAAGCTAATAAATTAGCAGCAACCGATATTGATTTATTAGTACCACATCAGGCTAATTTAAGAATTTCTCAGTTTATACAGAAGAAATTCCAATTGTCAGACGATCAGGTTTTTAATAATATTATGAACTACGGGAATACTACAGCAGCGTCTATTCCAATTGCTTTAACAGAAGCTTGGGAGCAAGGTAAAGTTAAAGAAGGAGATTTAGTCGTATTAGCTGCTTTTGGTAGTGGCTTTACATGGGGTAGTGTTATTATCCGCTGGTAA
- a CDS encoding IS3 family transposase (programmed frameshift), whose protein sequence is MKHSIITVDKRTQRDYNLGFKLSVVHQVEKGEMTYKQAQKAYGIQGRSTVLVWLRKHGTLDWTKPIRHQMPKSKETPAQKIKRLERELSDEKLRNKILNTMIDISDKQYGTAIRKKPFAQSIQRIRQEQRLSLSRCCRLFGVSRQAVYQAEKRIIKREQEFIKVKNLVEGVRKDMPRLGTRKLYYLLKEEFAKHNLKIGRDALFGYLRSESMLIRPRKNYTKTTNSKHWLRKHPNLMKEIKVSRPEEFFVSDITYIKSRERTHYLSLVTDAYSRKIMGYHLSDDMSAENVVKAVRMAKNNRLTSKDLIHHSDRGLQYCSGIYQKELRLSNMTPSMTDGYDCYQNALAERINGILKGEFLIYKCNTGKELKKLIAESIKTYNNKRPHLSLKYKTPNFVHNKKPEKLASLV, encoded by the exons ATGAAACATTCAATTATTACGGTAGACAAGCGTACCCAACGCGATTATAATTTGGGCTTTAAATTAAGTGTTGTCCATCAGGTTGAAAAAGGCGAAATGACTTATAAGCAGGCGCAAAAGGCTTATGGTATTCAAGGTAGAAGTACTGTTTTGGTTTGGTTGAGAAAACATGGTACATTAGATTGGACTAAACCAATACGCCATCAAATGCCAAAATCAAAAGAAACACCTGCCCAAAAAATCAAACGCTTGGAGAGAGAGCTTTCCGATGAAAAACTCAGGAACAAAATTCTCAATACTATGATTGACATCTCCGATAAACAGTATGGTACCGCTATCAGAAAAAAGC CATTCGCCCAATCAATCCAGCGCATCCGACAAGAACAACGATTAAGTTTATCTCGTTGTTGTCGATTGTTTGGGGTAAGTAGACAAGCGGTCTATCAAGCAGAAAAACGGATTATAAAAAGAGAACAGGAGTTTATAAAAGTAAAGAACTTGGTTGAAGGTGTTCGCAAGGATATGCCCCGGCTCGGTACACGAAAGCTGTATTACCTGTTAAAGGAAGAATTCGCAAAGCACAATTTAAAAATAGGAAGAGATGCCCTGTTTGGATATTTGCGCTCGGAATCGATGCTGATAAGGCCAAGGAAGAATTACACCAAGACAACAAACTCTAAACATTGGCTTAGAAAACATCCTAATCTGATGAAAGAAATCAAAGTTTCCAGACCAGAAGAGTTCTTCGTCAGTGACATTACATATATCAAAAGTAGAGAGCGGACACATTATCTATCCTTGGTAACCGATGCCTATAGTAGAAAAATAATGGGATATCACCTTAGTGATGATATGAGTGCCGAAAATGTGGTAAAAGCAGTAAGAATGGCTAAAAACAATAGATTGACAAGTAAAGATCTAATTCATCATTCCGATAGAGGATTGCAGTATTGCTCCGGCATATACCAAAAAGAACTAAGGCTAAGCAATATGACTCCGTCAATGACAGATGGTTATGATTGCTACCAAAATGCATTGGCAGAACGAATCAACGGCATATTGAAAGGGGAATTCCTAATCTATAAATGTAACACTGGCAAAGAGTTGAAAAAGCTTATAGCAGAATCAATAAAAACGTATAACAACAAAAGACCACACTTGAGTCTAAAATATAAAACACCTAACTTTGTACATAACAAAAAACCAGAGAAGCTAGCTTCTCTGGTTTAA
- a CDS encoding TonB-dependent receptor domain-containing protein, producing the protein MKKAIVCIALLINSALFANTEPSNTDVVLGTITGTILDQSLQEPIAFAAIVIKSEDKSTIITGGITEENGTFEIKNIPEGTLTFLVQFIGYKTYSKLVTIDKNHRKIALGTIYLEDQTQELSGVEVVAERTTIEQKIDRKVINVGKDLTTTGASASDIMNNIPSVNIDQQTGELSMRGNSNVRVMVDGKLSNVPVAQLLKQIPSSAIKSIELITNPSAKYNPEGMSGIINIILHKNANNGFNGTISTGLTVGEEAKFNSAIDLNYRSGKINIYGNYGNNIGKYVNNGSLYRLDDNSEQLFSFLNNNKSHLYKVGVDFYLNDYHTISFFTNQNSFDGKGKGDTDILYYNDANRNSNQIFDNFQDNLSEQYNFDYKLKFKKEGHNIELEIDYNKFNQDEDALFSSSGNSVFPNYVDMVDTNRKQTIVNLDYVNPLDSISKLELGVESRNFETNVDYTSTGLSFNETGNLIPTPDTDFVYGMDIYSAYATFGQNYKKWSYQAGLRVENVEVKADTNNIRTFSDQYTQLYPSAYITYSPNDKNQFQLSLSRRVDRPGLQQVNPIREWSTPLISSFGNQNLVPQFTNSYEVNYTKRLEKGSITTGIFYRQIKDEINRAVYVDRLDLNKLILTYDNFDNTTAYGMEVSLNYKPLTWWSINGSFDLFSQTQRGITETLPTEDPNTTVDDIAIEEVEVENTAWNFRMNNSLKATKNLSFQVFGFYRGANKNIQFDVKSMYFINTGARYSFAEGKGTLSLNFNDVFNTMRFAFDSTRPYASTGQFNWESRTVYAGLSYMFGSGKNKASKRKNRDNNTKEGGGGIL; encoded by the coding sequence ATGAAAAAAGCAATCGTATGTATTGCACTGCTCATCAACAGTGCATTATTCGCAAACACGGAACCCTCTAATACCGATGTTGTATTAGGTACCATCACGGGTACCATTTTAGACCAATCTTTACAAGAACCTATAGCATTTGCTGCTATTGTTATTAAATCTGAAGATAAGTCTACTATTATTACTGGAGGTATTACAGAAGAGAACGGAACTTTTGAAATAAAAAATATTCCCGAAGGAACACTTACCTTTTTAGTTCAATTCATAGGGTACAAAACATACTCAAAGCTAGTTACTATTGATAAGAACCACCGAAAAATAGCCTTAGGAACTATTTATCTTGAAGATCAAACTCAAGAATTATCGGGAGTAGAAGTGGTCGCAGAACGGACAACCATTGAACAAAAAATAGATCGGAAAGTAATTAATGTCGGTAAAGATCTGACCACCACAGGTGCATCTGCATCAGACATTATGAATAATATTCCTTCTGTAAACATAGACCAACAGACAGGTGAACTTTCTATGCGTGGCAATTCTAATGTAAGAGTTATGGTAGACGGAAAATTATCTAATGTTCCCGTTGCTCAATTGCTAAAGCAAATTCCGTCTAGCGCTATAAAATCTATTGAACTAATTACCAATCCTTCTGCGAAATATAATCCTGAAGGCATGAGCGGTATCATCAATATCATACTTCATAAGAATGCCAATAATGGGTTTAACGGGACGATTAGCACAGGACTCACGGTCGGCGAAGAGGCTAAATTTAATAGTGCTATTGACTTAAATTACCGTTCAGGAAAAATTAATATTTATGGAAACTATGGAAATAATATTGGTAAATATGTAAATAACGGAAGCCTATACAGGCTTGATGACAATTCAGAACAACTTTTTAGTTTTCTAAATAACAACAAATCACACTTATACAAAGTAGGCGTTGATTTTTATTTAAATGATTACCATACCATTTCATTTTTCACCAATCAGAATTCTTTTGACGGTAAGGGAAAGGGAGATACCGATATTTTATATTATAACGATGCCAACAGAAATTCAAATCAAATCTTTGATAATTTTCAAGACAACCTTAGTGAACAATATAATTTTGATTACAAACTAAAGTTTAAGAAAGAAGGACACAATATTGAGCTAGAAATTGATTACAACAAATTTAACCAAGACGAAGATGCTTTATTTTCTTCTTCCGGGAATAGCGTTTTCCCTAATTATGTTGATATGGTAGACACCAATCGCAAACAGACCATCGTTAATCTTGATTATGTAAACCCCTTAGATTCTATTTCTAAACTAGAATTAGGTGTAGAATCTAGAAATTTTGAAACCAATGTAGATTATACCTCTACAGGATTATCTTTTAATGAAACGGGGAATTTAATTCCAACACCAGATACTGATTTTGTATACGGAATGGATATCTATTCTGCCTATGCCACTTTTGGTCAGAACTATAAGAAATGGTCCTATCAAGCTGGCTTGCGTGTAGAAAATGTGGAAGTAAAAGCAGATACGAATAACATTCGTACTTTTTCTGATCAATACACCCAACTCTACCCTTCTGCCTATATAACCTATTCTCCCAATGATAAAAATCAGTTTCAACTAAGTCTTAGTCGTCGAGTAGACAGACCTGGATTGCAACAAGTAAATCCTATAAGAGAATGGTCTACTCCCTTAATATCTTCTTTTGGAAACCAAAATCTTGTGCCTCAGTTTACCAATTCTTATGAAGTAAACTATACCAAACGTTTAGAAAAAGGAAGTATCACTACGGGTATTTTTTACCGTCAGATCAAAGATGAAATAAACAGAGCTGTCTATGTAGATCGCTTAGACTTAAACAAACTTATTTTAACCTATGATAATTTTGATAATACCACAGCCTATGGAATGGAAGTATCTTTAAACTACAAACCATTAACCTGGTGGAGCATCAATGGTAGTTTTGATCTTTTCTCACAAACGCAACGAGGCATAACAGAGACTCTACCCACAGAAGATCCTAATACCACTGTAGATGATATTGCTATAGAAGAAGTGGAAGTAGAAAATACGGCTTGGAATTTTAGAATGAATAACAGCCTAAAAGCTACTAAAAACTTAAGCTTCCAGGTCTTTGGATTCTATCGTGGTGCAAATAAAAACATACAGTTTGACGTGAAGTCTATGTATTTTATAAATACAGGTGCTCGCTACAGTTTCGCAGAAGGAAAAGGAACCTTAAGTCTAAATTTTAACGATGTATTTAATACGATGCGTTTTGCCTTTGATAGCACAAGACCTTATGCATCAACAGGACAATTTAATTGGGAAAGCAGAACTGTATATGCAGGTTTATCTTATATGTTTGGTAGCGGCAAAAATAAAGCGAGCAAACGAAAAAATAGAGATAATAACACCAAAGAAGGCGGCGGCGGAATTTTATAA
- a CDS encoding CoA-binding protein — protein MQKTLVIGASLKSSRYSNVAIKKLTEKSIKTEAFGLKEGILYGVQIKTNFDDFQNIHTVTLYLNPKFQEAYYQKIIDLNPKRVIFNPGTENPNFYALLKNSNIEVEVACTLVLLATNQF, from the coding sequence ATGCAAAAAACACTTGTAATAGGCGCTTCATTAAAATCAAGTAGATATAGTAATGTAGCTATAAAAAAGCTGACAGAAAAATCTATTAAAACAGAAGCTTTTGGCTTAAAAGAAGGTATTCTTTACGGAGTGCAAATTAAGACTAATTTTGACGATTTTCAAAATATACACACGGTTACTTTATATTTAAACCCAAAATTTCAGGAAGCGTATTATCAAAAGATAATAGATTTAAATCCTAAACGGGTCATTTTTAATCCAGGGACAGAAAACCCCAATTTCTATGCGTTACTTAAAAATAGTAATATTGAAGTAGAAGTGGCTTGTACACTAGTTTTGCTCGCTACAAATCAATTTTAA
- the recR gene encoding recombination mediator RecR yields MEFSSKLLENAVYEISQLPGIGKRTALRLALHLLKQPEEQTSHLTSALGKLRSQIKFCSNCHNISDVALCEICANSKRDAAIICVVEDIRDVMAIENTGQFRGLYHVLGGKISPMECVGPQDLTIVSLVEKVKKGGVSELIFALSSTMEGDTTNFYIFKQLEGVTVKTSTIARGIAVGDELEYADEITLGRSILNRIPFENSMKA; encoded by the coding sequence ATGGAATTTTCGTCAAAACTTTTAGAAAATGCAGTCTATGAAATTTCGCAATTGCCTGGAATTGGAAAACGTACAGCATTGCGTTTGGCTTTGCATTTGCTAAAACAACCAGAAGAGCAAACATCTCATTTAACAAGTGCTTTAGGGAAATTAAGGAGTCAAATTAAATTTTGCTCTAATTGTCATAATATATCTGACGTAGCACTTTGTGAAATTTGTGCAAATTCTAAGAGAGATGCTGCTATAATTTGTGTGGTAGAAGATATTAGAGATGTAATGGCGATAGAAAACACAGGCCAGTTTAGGGGGTTGTATCATGTGCTGGGAGGTAAGATCTCTCCGATGGAATGCGTAGGCCCGCAAGATCTAACCATAGTTTCGCTTGTTGAAAAAGTAAAAAAGGGAGGTGTGAGTGAGCTTATCTTTGCATTAAGTTCTACTATGGAAGGAGATACAACTAACTTTTATATCTTTAAGCAATTGGAAGGTGTAACAGTAAAAACATCAACCATTGCAAGAGGGATTGCTGTAGGTGATGAGCTTGAATATGCAGATGAAATTACCTTAGGACGTAGTATTTTAAACCGAATTCCATTCGAAAATTCTATGAAAGCATAA